The DNA segment AGTGACATTTTTGCAAGCAGTTTGGCATATGTTAGGGTTAAAGGCTAGGCCTACGGTGACTTTCGTAGCGGCATTTAAATCCCTGTTGCTCTGATGGTTCACAATTTCTGTGcagcaacggcacgagcatgatCTCCTTGATCATTCCACCAAAGGACCAGATCTCCCGGGTGTCAAAAATGTTGGCAGACGAGTTCGGAACGGCCTCCAACATCAAGAGCCGGGTTAACCGGCTGTCAGTTCTCGGTGCCATCACGTCTGTCCAGCACCGGCTTAAACTGTACACAAAAGGTGAGCGCTGTTCTACTCAGTGGCTAGGTACTGATGTTTCACTCTCACTGCAGTGCCCCCGAACGGATTGGTCATCTACTGTGGCACGATCGTAACAGAAGAGGGCAAAGAAAAGAAGGTGAACATTGACTTCGAACCGTTCAAGCCAATCAACACGTCACTGTATCTTTGCGACAACAAGTTCCACACCGAGGCTCTGTCTGCGCTGCTTGCGGACGACAACAAATTCGGCTTCATTGTGATGGATGGAAATGGAGCTCTGTTTGGTACTCTCCAAGGCAACACGCGCGAAGTTCTTCACAAGTTCACAGTGGATTTGCCCAAGAAGCACGGACGTGGAGGTCAGTCTGCATTGCGATTTGCTCGGCTACGTATGGAGAAGAGGCACAATTACGTGCGTAAGGTAGCCGAAGTCGCCACAACACTTTACATTAGCAACGATCGTCCAAACATTGCAGGCCTCATTTTGGCTGGTTCGGCTGACTTCAAAACTGAACTTAGTCAGTCAGACATGTTTGACCCTAGGCTGCAAGTTAAGGTGCTCAAGCTGGTTGATGTGTCATATGGGGGTGAAAATGGCTTCAATCAGGCCATAGAGTTGTCTGCCGAGGTGCTGTCCAATGTGAAGTTCATACAGGAGAAGAAACTTATTGGCCGCTACTTTGACGAAATCTCTCAGGACACAGGCAAGTACTGCTTTGGTGTCGAGGACACGCTGAAAGCCCTTGAGATGGGCTCTGTTGAAATCCTGATTGCATGGGAAAACCTTGACATTGTGCGCTACGTGCTCAAGAATCACACAAGTGATGAAGAGAAGATCCTGCACCTGACTCCTGAGCAAGAGAAGGACAAGAGCCACTTCCTGGACCGTGAGACAGGCGTCGAGTTGGAGCTGGTGGAGTCCATGGCGCTGCTAGAATGGCTGGCAAACAACTACAAGAACTTTGGTGAGTGGCCAGCATTCttcaagccgccgtggtggcgcagtagttatggcgctcggctgctgacccgaaagacatgggtttgatcccggctgcagcgatcaaatttcgatgcaggcgaaattctagaggctcgtgtgcataGCAAtgttggcgcacgttaaagaaccccaggtggtcgaaatttatggagcctttcactacggcgtccctcatagccttgagtcgctttgggaccccTATGAACCTTCTTGGCAGCCCCTGCTTCTCTTTTCTGTTGCAGGTGCCACACTAGAGATCATCACCGACAAGTCACAGGAGGGCTCCCAGTTTGTCAAGGGCTTCGGTGGCATTGGGGGCATCCTGCGCTACCGCGTGGACTTCCAGAGCCTCGAGGTGAACGACCTTGTGGATGACTTTGACTTGGATGACCTGTAAACGCTTGGCAAGCTCCGACTGGTTGCCGCTATGCACATGGAGCTGCCAGCTTTTCTAACGCACACTTGGTCAGCCTGCCTGGCTGCCCACCTGCCCTGGACAGTGGGCCACAAGGGTGAGCGGCATTAAAGGAGTTGGAAACTACACCCACCCTTGCTGCCCTCCTCCCCACTTTCTCCAAGCCGGATGGTGTGCGTGCCCTCCCCTTTGCTTCTTTTCCAAGACTTGTGATGGGGAGGAAATTCCTAGTGAAGCAATGCTATCCAagcagtgctgctgctgcctttgctgcACATGTTTGTCTCTCCAAAGTGTAATCGTGGGTTTGGGATGAACAAATTGTGTGCCTTTGGCAGTGAGGCAAGCAGTAAACTAAAATGCCCATGCCAGGAACTGTATGACATTGCAGTAGAATTTGTATTTTTACAGGTGGTCTAAGTGTGAGTGAATGCAGTTTCTTTTTTATATACATATATGTGAGGTGCATGGCTTGGTGATATCAAGTGCTCTAAATTCTTTGTTTGTGGCTGCGCTCATTGCCGTCATATCTTTAGCAGACACTCGAATCGCTTCATTGAGTAGACCAGTGTGGGCAAGAAAAATTGTTTCCATGTGGACAGGGTATGCACACAAATAGGATCTTGGATGCTATGCAAGATTGTGCTGCAGCCACTATATGCTTTAGAACAGTCTGATTAGACGCACTGTTTTACCATTTGATTGCCCCGatcctttttttgtttgttttttttttattgcaggctAGAAACTTGTAAGATGGTGTTGGTTGTTACAGGCCTTCGTGTTTGTTTTGAACATGTGTGCATGTGGCATGGAATTGTGAATACCAGGGGACTGGCTGTACTGATACAATAGTTTCTTTTGCACATGGTGCTGTATGAAGTGAGACTGATAATGAAATTGAGCAATGTTGTGTTAACCAGTGGTGTAGCTGGAAACGTGGGGTGGGGGCAGTCTGTGTGGCCTTTTGGCAGAAGGCAAGGTGTTAAAAGGTGTGGTCTACAGCAGCTCATGCATGTTTTTTAGAGCTGAAGTGACTTCATCCTTGTCAGTTCTGCCCCTACCTCAGCACTGCACTCCTGGTGTTTGACACCACATCCAATGTGTGGGTGTGTAGGTGGAATCTTGCATTGCATGATCCTGTAGGAAGTGAGACTGATAATGAATTGAGCAATGTTTTGTTAACCAGTGGTGTAGCCGGAAACGTGGGGTGGGGGCAGAGTCTGTGTGGCCTTTTGGCAGAAGGCAAGGTGTTAAAGGTGTGGTCTATAGCAGCTCATGCATGTTTTTTAGAGCTGAAGTGTCTTCACCCTTGTCAGTTCTGCCCCTACCTTAGCACTGCACTCCTGGTGTTACAATGTGTGGGCGTGTAGGTGGAATCTTGCATTGCATGATCCTTGAAAAACAGCATCAACAGCGTCCGCCTGAGGCAACCTTTTTGTTGCATACATTTCTCGGTTCCATTAAAACTTCGGGACAAGTATCAAGTCTCTTCATTTCTTTGGAACGCTGCTTGATAGTGTTTTGGATTTCATGTTCGGGCAGCGTAGATATTGTGACAATGTCCTTTAGCTATGGCTCATTGTTTCAGTTGTGATGCCCAGCAAGTGCTGGCAAGTGTTTTTATTACTT comes from the Amblyomma americanum isolate KBUSLIRL-KWMA chromosome 1, ASM5285725v1, whole genome shotgun sequence genome and includes:
- the eRF1 gene encoding eukaryotic release factor 1, with protein sequence MASTGYNLEESNADRNVEIWKIKKLIKSLEAARGNGTSMISLIIPPKDQISRVSKMLADEFGTASNIKSRVNRLSVLGAITSVQHRLKLYTKVPPNGLVIYCGTIVTEEGKEKKVNIDFEPFKPINTSLYLCDNKFHTEALSALLADDNKFGFIVMDGNGALFGTLQGNTREVLHKFTVDLPKKHGRGGQSALRFARLRMEKRHNYVRKVAEVATTLYISNDRPNIAGLILAGSADFKTELSQSDMFDPRLQVKVLKLVDVSYGGENGFNQAIELSAEVLSNVKFIQEKKLIGRYFDEISQDTGKYCFGVEDTLKALEMGSVEILIAWENLDIVRYVLKNHTSDEEKILHLTPEQEKDKSHFLDRETGVELELVESMALLEWLANNYKNFGATLEIITDKSQEGSQFVKGFGGIGGILRYRVDFQSLEVNDLVDDFDLDDL